TTCGGAACTAGGTGTGCTGTCATTTGTCATCCCTTCTATCTCCTCAAGCTGTTGACGCAGGTCAGAGAATTTATTTTTCCAGATACTGTTTTCTTGAAATTCCAAGAGCTCCATTTCCAGATTACCTAAATCTAAACTTTGCAAGCAGGAAAAATCAAGATCTTCAAATTTTGCTTTATCTGGAGAAGTTAGAAAATACAGGGTTGTCTCCAACTTACGGAACTGTGAAAAACGGTTATTAAAATTCACCTTTGCAGCTCCTACAATGCTAGAAAAATCCTTGTAGATTTGCCGATGGATTGCAGAATTGTCTGCAAAAGTCGTAGAATTGTCTAAATGCCTTTTTAGACTTGGGAAATATTTGAGCTGCCCACTTTCAAGGTCTCTTTCAAAAACCTGCAGTTTTCTCTCAAATGTTTTAATATCACAAAACATCCTTTCTGCAGTTTTCCCTGCACCTTGCAGCTGTTTGTTCAGTGCATTGAAGTGTAGCGTAAAATCTGTGAGAAACATGAGGTTGGTAAGCCAGGCCATATCGGTGAGCTCTGGATATTCCTGCTctttttcattcatgaatagcctAATTTCATCCAAGCAGGCTACAAATCTCTCCAGGACTCGGCCTCTGCTCAGCCACCGCACATTATTATACATGAGCAAACAATTATACTGCGCCTGAACCTCCTCAAGAAGTGCTTGAAATTGTTGACAATTCAGAGCACGAGCCATGATGTAATTCACCATTTTTGTGACAtctttgatgacatcatcaaatTTTTTGCCACTTTCTCTGGCACAAAGAGCTTCTTGGTGTATGATGCAATGGAACTGAATGACTTCATGCTTTGCTTCCTTAACGAAGAACTGTATGAAGCCAGATGTTGCCCCCACCATAGAAGGTGCCCCATCACTAGTAATGGAGACCACTTTTTCTGGTCTTATGTCTTGTAACAAAAAGGCCTCCATCACAGCATTGTAGATATCTATCCCTTGTGTTCTTTTAGGCATAGACACTAGTTTCACCAGTTCTTCTCTCATTATGTCACCAACTGCATAACGCAAGATTATGGCTAGCCTTGcatgattatttatatctgtgcttTCATCCAAGCACATGGAGTAACAGGCTGCATTCTGTAAGTCAGTGGTGAGTTGCTGACTAACATCACTTGCCATGCGCTGGACTCGATTTTTAACAGTATTTCTGCTAAGTGGCATCTCAGAGATGCGTTGAATAATTTTGTCTTTGCTTGGGAAATCATGAAAGAGGGAATTACTCCCAGACAACATGGCCGTTTTGATAATCTCCCCATCAGAGAGGGGTTTACCATGCTTTGCTATGCACAGCGAAATTTGAAAGCTGGCAGCTGTCACATGATTTGTTTTAGAAAGGTAGTTGCTAAAACTAAGATGCTGGGAATTATATTTCCTCAATTTTCCTTCCAAACACTCTTTTCTTTCTGTTTCACTAAGTTGGGAAACACTTTTGTGGTTGGTGTCAAAGTGTCGTCTGACACTTGATGTGCGACACACAACACTTTCATTGCACAGAATACATAAGGCTTTTCCATTGCGCTCAATCACTCCAAATGACTCTGTCCAGGCCTCTTGGAATGACCTTCCACTATCTGGCTttgatttttttgctgtactcatTTTTGGGAGTctacaaaaacacaaaataattttttaaaaaatgaagcacCCAATACTAATCTCTCTCTACACCAAAAATAGCTAACAATATTAGTAGTAACCCGTGACGGACTTATTCTCCAGAACCTTGTCCAATTCCCTTGTAAAAGCATGTAGCCTAGATGTCATCACCATATCCAGTGGCAAGGAGTTCCACAGGTTAACCCATTAacactacaggatgtacagttacgtcctgcaggttttgaatgtgtatggagggggattgcgGGGCGATCTtgttccatacaatgcgggtgccagctgtttcttacagttgacacccacccgcaacagctctgataagctgcaCCGTTCAttggagctattaaccctttaaattgcggcattaattctgacagcagcatttaaaggcccTGACCCATTTTTGGGGGTCCagcactgccccctgtgataagaTCGCAGGTTGCGAAGTGTTTGTCATGAC
This region of Eleutherodactylus coqui strain aEleCoq1 chromosome 5, aEleCoq1.hap1, whole genome shotgun sequence genomic DNA includes:
- the LOC136628953 gene encoding general transcription factor II-I repeat domain-containing protein 2B-like — translated: MSTAKKSKPDSGRSFQEAWTESFGVIERNGKALCILCNESVVCRTSSVRRHFDTNHKSVSQLSETERKECLEGKLRKYNSQHLSFSNYLSKTNHVTAASFQISLCIAKHGKPLSDGEIIKTAMLSGSNSLFHDFPSKDKIIQRISEMPLSRNTVKNRVQRMASDVSQQLTTDLQNAACYSMCLDESTDINNHARLAIILRYAVGDIMREELVKLVSMPKRTQGIDIYNAVMEAFLLQDIRPEKVVSITSDGAPSMVGATSGFIQFFVKEAKHEVIQFHCIIHQEALCARESGKKFDDVIKDVTKMVNYIMARALNCQQFQALLEEVQAQYNCLLMYNNVRWLSRGRVLERFVACLDEIRLFMNEKEQEYPELTDMAWLTNLMFLTDFTLHFNALNKQLQGAGKTAERMFCDIKTFERKLQVFERDLESGQLKYFPSLKRHLDNSTTFADNSAIHRQIYKDFSSIVGAAKVNFNNRFSQFRKLETTLYFLTSPDKAKFEDLDFSCLQSLDLGNLEMELLEFQENSIWKNKFSDLRQQLEEIEGMTNDSTPSSENEILKVWNSLPNTFKSMKALGIAILTLFGSSYACEQLFSALNYIKSDTRNRLTDDLSAACVALKLTKYEPRLDKLSASIQQQKSHEFFKSMPNANVYHSIKSC